The Triticum urartu cultivar G1812 unplaced genomic scaffold, Tu2.1 TuUngrouped_contig_257, whole genome shotgun sequence genomic interval AACCAGACACCGCATCCGTCCGCGGACAGGGAGACCAGTCCGTGAAGACGGATGCGGGAGCCGGCCATCCAATGTTGTCCGCATACATAtcaaacactcttcaaacaaacTTGATGAATTACATGCAAACCGTATGATTTTCATTTGAACTGGGCGAAAACATTTACATTTCAGGTATAGTTTAATTAACTAAGCTAAACTATACTGCTCCGCGGTAATACTAGTCTACGACCAGCCGCGGCGGATCACCACTCCCACGACGTGTCTTTCCTATGACCGGCAGCCCGCTCATCGGACCGCCGGATGCCCTAGAGGGATATGCTTCAGTGAgaggggaagaatagcctcgaTCCGCTTCGTGAAGCACGGATCAGGGTTGCTTCTCGGGATGGGGATGACGGTCGTCGTGGTCTACGCCCCTCCTCACCGGGCAAGACACCGGTTATGTAACCCGACGACGCGGTGGCGGTGGCCTTCACGAGACCCAAGCGGCGGAGGCTTCCCATGATCTACTTTTCCTCGCTATCCATGGTGGCTGTGAACGTGCCAGCCTCCTCCGACATGGCTTCTTTCCCCACCTGCCTGACGCGTTGCTGCCATTGCCCGTGGCAGATTTGCATGGAGACGACGTTGTCCAGCCTGGACGGGCGAGGAGGGGGTGGCGATGGTGATGGTGGTGGCCCCAGATTCGGAGGGTTTACCGGCAAGCTATCATGTATTTGGCTGTCTCGTCAGGCAACCCAGGCAGCTGCAATGCCGGAGAACTCCTTCTTCTATTCGCCGGAGGCCATGGCGGGTGTTGTACAAGGAGGAGGTTGAGAGATCAGAGGGCGAGGTGTGGCTCTTGCCCAGTGTCTAGACATTTTTATATAGCAggcgaatgcgaggagccagcCAGAGAGGTGTTTAGTGCTCGCCGACACTGGAAAGAACAGGTGGTGCTCGGGGCGCCGTAGTAGGTTCCTTTGCACACAGCCGATTTAATGAAGGTAGGCGGTCAGACATATGGTGTTTCAATGCGGACAAAAGGCGTGCACGCAACGGGCGATCAGCGGGCAGCAATCTAGGCCGGCGAGCTGATTCAATGCCGGGTCGAGTGAACGGTCGCGTCCGCTCTGTGGCAGCATGAACTGGCTTCGGACAAGAATGCGCGTGAGCGCGGAAAAGGGGATTTTGACGGGTCGGCTTAGTCAGAtgcggacccccccccccccccccccccccacacgcaGCCGCTGTTTGTCTCCTGTTTGCAGAAAAGCGTGACCAAACTGCCAAACGGACCGATTGAGAACCACGTTAGATGACAAAACACGTTTGAATCATGCGATCAGGACGGCTGTGGGTGGTTTGAGAGTCGGTGTTGGAGACGCCCTTATTTTCTTTAACATATACTAAGACAAGGAAAGAAAATCATGTAGTAAAACCATGTGTGGCCTCGCATGGCACAGGAATCACGTGCTCCATTTCGACGTGCAACATATGCAGATCGATCGTTCAGGAACGAACTCAACATGCCCGATTAATCACATGAATTGAATTAGGGGGCGCCGCTAAGAGATACTAATGTCGTGCCTGATCGGGAGCAGGAGCCGACGCGTGCAAGCTGCGGTGCGCTGGGTTGGGCTGCACGGACTGCCCCAGCTTGGCAGCGGACGTCGATCTCATCCCGGTGTCGTGTCGTCTCGATCTCATCGCGGTGCCAATGTGCCATCCCTGCAGTTCGCGCCAACCCACAAAGGCACTGACCCCTAGCCGCAGCGCTATATATATCGCTGCCCCGTCCGCTCTCCCACCTCACCACCACAGACCACACTGCTCGCAAGTCGCAACAAAGTCTCCCAACCAGAGCTAGCAGCAGCAAGCGAGCGCGTTCCATAGCTCGTCGGGGCAAAGCAAGTCAAGGCAGCATGTGCAACGTCATCACGATCCCGTCGATCGCCTGGCTGCGCCGCGCCGTGCGCCGGTGGCGGGCCCGCCGCTCCACCGCCTCCGCCCCGGTTCCGTCGGGGCACGTCGCGGTCTGCGCAGAGGGCGCGCGGTTCATGGTGCGACTGGCGCATCTGAGCCATCCGGCCTTCCTTGAGCTGCTCCGGCAGGCGGAAGAGGAGTACGGCTTCCCGTCCGGCGCCTCCGGCCCCGTCGCGCTCCCCTGCGACGAGGACCGCCTCCGCGACGTCCTCCGCCGCGTCTCATCCTCGTCCCACTCCGAGCAGCCGCGCCGCTCCTCCTTCTGCCGCCGCCGCGGCGACTCGCGGCCGCTGCTGCAGGGGGTGGCCTTCCCGTGAGCGCGCGCGCGCCGCTGCACCGAACGATCGGGCGACGGAGCACACGCAGTTTCTGCCGCGCGCTGGTGACGGACACGGTCGCCCTGACGCGCAGGCACACGGCCCCCCTGATCCGAAGGGCCGGCGTGCTCCTCTGCGCTGCGTAATGCCGGCCATCGGACGCGCACGTACTGGAGCTGGCTAGTACAGTATGTGATGGTGATGGTGCTGGTTACTGATTGAAGAAGGCGACGGTTTTTTGGGATTGTTTTCTCTGTAACTATTCTAATAGTACTCGTCTGTGCAACTCCTTGCCGAGGCATACGAGTAAATTAATTAATAAAGATTgtttgagttgttcttgttgtaCATGCAATTGGTCTTCGTTTCGTTTGTGATTCATTCATGTCGACGTGGCCAAACTTGTCTTGGCCGTTAATCATTAGCTTAAGCTTAGTAAGCTTCTcccgcaaaaaagaagaagaagctTAGTAAGCTGAAGACATCGGTCATTAGCCTAAACTTAGTAAGACGAAGGCGTTGGTCGTTAGCCATTAAAAAAAATCAATCATTAATCTAAGCTTAGCGAAGGCATCGGCTTCGTTAATGAAATCGGCAATCATACTCTCCTAAAAGAAACATTTGC includes:
- the LOC125527012 gene encoding auxin-responsive protein SAUR21-like gives rise to the protein MCNVITIPSIAWLRRAVRRWRARRSTASAPVPSGHVAVCAEGARFMVRLAHLSHPAFLELLRQAEEEYGFPSGASGPVALPCDEDRLRDVLRRVSSSSHSEQPRRSSFCRRRGDSRPLLQGVAFP